Proteins from a genomic interval of Gemmatimonadota bacterium:
- a CDS encoding YceI family protein, producing the protein MNMRWIIGLFFLGCFAAQQVWAETSLGLPVEGVQTIVLRNEVGKNQIQFVSSAPLEEIHGTASGISGELKLDPANLEGLTGKIEVQVASMETGIEKRDAHLHSEDWLDEKQFPMIGFEIAGLKDVSVEVGEGRAIIKGLAMGMFSLHGVDKEMVIPFEATYLLASEQTKKRALGDFFVVKGEFEIALRDFDIAGARGLVGNRVGKKINLKTNFFGSTMRSEE; encoded by the coding sequence ATGAATATGCGGTGGATCATTGGTTTATTTTTTTTGGGGTGTTTTGCAGCGCAACAGGTCTGGGCGGAGACTTCATTGGGGTTGCCGGTTGAGGGTGTGCAGACGATTGTGTTGCGCAATGAGGTGGGTAAGAACCAGATTCAGTTTGTGAGTTCGGCGCCGCTGGAGGAGATCCACGGCACAGCATCGGGGATTTCGGGTGAGTTGAAGCTGGATCCAGCGAATTTGGAGGGTCTGACGGGGAAGATCGAGGTGCAGGTTGCGAGTATGGAGACGGGTATTGAGAAGCGCGACGCGCATTTGCATAGCGAGGATTGGTTGGATGAAAAACAGTTTCCGATGATTGGGTTTGAGATTGCGGGGTTGAAGGATGTGTCTGTAGAGGTAGGGGAAGGTAGGGCGATTATTAAGGGTTTGGCTATGGGGATGTTTTCACTGCATGGGGTGGATAAGGAGATGGTGATTCCTTTTGAGGCGACGTATTTGCTGGCGTCGGAGCAGACAAAGAAGCGCGCGTTAGGGGATTTTTTTGTGGTGAAGGGCGAGTTTGAGATTGCGTTGAGGGATTTTGATATTGCAGGTGCGCGCGGGCTGGTGGGCAACCGGGTTGGGAAGAAGATCAATTTGAAGACAAATTTTTT